In the genome of Macrobrachium nipponense isolate FS-2020 chromosome 42, ASM1510439v2, whole genome shotgun sequence, one region contains:
- the LOC135213262 gene encoding tigger transposable element-derived protein 1-like: MVTQCTYHVVIYSPFCVQQDILLVSFVVVKPKYEPGHPQFDKRITLLCFKRSLSDKAGLFFCKMFAKYNGKDSLIMTQSTKPGFNRICTEVLVTPLKMAPRCPTPSTSSGEPKKKRRMMTVNEKDTKRVVTPRNKKIVQMENALSVWITDCREKKVSLDTNMLRTKAKTLYDSLVPEGGSNEDDDDGDDDDEDDLAPREKRGFIASKGWFEKFKRRFGLRSVPLYGEAALADQEAALRYVEDEFPKLIKEGGYIPEQVFNMDETGLFWKRMQSRMFLYKDEVKKPGFKAHKDRVTLLMCGNAAGFMLKPGLIYKSLNPCALKNKNKALLPVYWMSNKKAWITKALTLDWGSSGVPATQHHFPHPTNGSGVIRAFKALYTRSTMEGLISSIDEGDDDFSLKKYWREYNIATCLANIQNALKEMKQQTLNASWRKLWPDVVHDYEGFTPDEVHHFAVDKAVRLAQLIANEGFSDMTAEDVNSLIECHSEPLTDEVLVEMTRSVSEEEEEAADDGDDDQPEQRGLTLENLQELCNMARAMQQRAQEIDDIMVRAIEFSNHIDGDMALYKGIFAQMKKQRQQLPITMFLVRRKPPAEVSDTTPPAASPASYRDTTLPPAVSPALLEAAVGDPPPLTIDDEASPEEQ, translated from the exons ATGGTGACTCAGTGCACATATCATGTGGTTATTTATAGCCCTTTTTGTGTGCAACAAGATATCCTCTTAGTTAGCTTCGTTGTAGTTAAACCCAAGTATGAGCCAGGACATCCACAGTTTGATAAACGTATAACATTGCTCTGCTTCAAGAGATCCCTCAGTGATAAGGCTGGGCTGTTTTTTTGTAAGATGTTTG caaaatataatggaaaagaTAGCTTGATAATGACTCAAAGTACAAAACCTGGATTCAACAGGATATGTACAGAAG tGCTTGTGACGCCCTTGAAAATGGCTCCTAGATGTCCTACACCCTCTACATCCTCTGGTGAacccaagaagaagagaagaatgatGACGGTGAACGAGAAA GACACTAAGCGCGTTGTGACTCCTCGTAATAAGAAGATTGTGCAAATGGAGAATGCATTATCAGTATGGATAACGGACTGTCGGGAAAAGAAGGTTAGTCTCGATACCAACATGCTTCGCACAAAAGCCAAAACCCTTTATGATAGCCTCGTTCCTGAAGGGGGATCGAACGAAGATGACGATGATGGTGATGACGACGATGAAGATGATCTTGCCCCACGAGAAAAACGTGGTTTTATTGCCAGCaagggctggttcgagaaattcaagAGGAGGTTTGGCCTTCGCAGTGTTCCGTTGTATGGGGAGGCCGCCTTGGCAGACCAAGAGGCAGCTCTTCGTTACGTCGAGGACGAGTTCCCGAAATTAATTAAAGAGGGCGGCTATATCCCGGAGCAGGTGTTTAATATGGATGAAACTGGCCTCTTTTGGAAGAGAATGCAATCCCGGATGTTCCTTTacaaggacgaagtgaagaagccagggttcaaggcccacaaagataGAGTCACTCTGCTCATGTGCGGGAATGCTGCGGGCTTCATGCTCAAGCCCGGCTTAATTTACAAGTCACTGAATCCTTgtgctttgaaaaacaaaaacaaagccttGCTGCCCGTCTACTGGatgagtaataagaaggcatggataaCTAAAGCCCTCACACTCGACTG GGGTTCAAGTGGAGTTCCTGCCACCCAACACCACTTCCCTCATCCAACCAATGGATCAGGGGTCATTCGGGCCTTCAAGGCCCTCTACACGAGGTCCACGATGGAGGGCCTCATCTCCTCCATCGACGAAGGCGACGATGACTTCAGCCTCAAGAAATATTGGCGGGAGTACAACATTGCGACGTGCCTGGCCAACATTCAGAATGCTCTTAAGGAGATGAAACAGCAAACACTGAATGCAAGttggagaaaattgtggccagACGTCGTTCATGACTATGAGGGATTTACGCCAGACGAAGTTCATCACTTCGCCGTAGATAAGGCTGTGAGGCTGGCACAGTTGATAGCCAACGAAGGTTTCTCTGACATGACGGCAGAAGATGTCAACTCACTGATCGAGTGCCACTCAGAGCCCCTAACCGACGAGGTCCTCGTCGAAATGACAAGATCGGtgagtgaggaagaagaagaggcagccGACGACGGCGACGACGACCAACCTGAGCAACGTGGCCTTACATTGGAAAATCTGCAAGAGCTCTGCAACATGGCACGGGCTATGCAACAAAGGGCGCAAGAAATTGATGACATCATGGTCAGAGCCATCGAATTCAGTAACCATATTGACGGTGATATGGCGTTGTACAAGGGCATCTTTGCTCAGATGAAAAAACAACGTCAACAACTTCCCATCACGATGTTCCTAGTGCGCCGAAAACCTCCTGCAGAAGTGTCGGATACTACTCCTCCTGCTGCCTCTCCGGCTTCCTACCGAGACACTACGTTGCCTCCTGCTGTTTCTCCAGCTCTATTGGAAGCTGCCGTCGGTGATCCCCCGCCTCTAACAATTGACGATGAGGCGTCACCTGAGGAGCAGTAA
- the LOC135213263 gene encoding tigger transposable element-derived protein 1-like: MENALSVWITDCREKKVSLDTNMLRTKAKTLYDSLVPEGGSNEDDDDGDDDDEDDLAPREKRGFIASKGWFEKFKRRFGLRSVPLYGEAALADQEAALRYVEDEFPKLIKEGGYIPEQVFNMDETGLFWKRMQSRMFLYKDEVKKPGFKAHKDRVTLLMCGNAAGFMLKPGLIYKSLNPCALKNKNKALLPVYWMSNKKAWITKALTLDWFVNCFIPQVKLYLAENGLPFKVLLLMDCAGGHAMDLHYKGVQVEFLPPNTTSLIQPMDQGVIRAFKALYTRSTMEGLISSIDEGDDDFSLKKYWREYNIATCLANIQNALKEMKQQTLNASWRKLWPDVVHDYEGFTPDEVHHFAVDKAVRLAQLIANEGFSDMTAEDVNSLIECHSEPLTDEVLVEMTRSVSEEEEEAADDGDDDQPEQRGLTLENLQELCNMARAMQQRAQEIDDIMVRAIEFSNHIDGDMALYKGIFAQMKKQRQQLPITMFLVRRKPPAEVSDTTPPAASPASYRDTTLPPAVSPALLEAAVGDPPPLTIDDEASPEEQ, encoded by the coding sequence ATGGAGAATGCATTATCAGTATGGATAACGGACTGTCGGGAAAAGAAGGTTAGTCTCGATACCAACATGCTTCGCACAAAAGCCAAAACCCTTTATGATAGCCTCGTTCCTGAAGGGGGATCGAACGAAGATGACGATGATGGTGATGACGACGATGAAGATGATCTTGCCCCACGAGAAAAACGTGGTTTTATTGCCAGCaagggctggttcgagaaattcaagAGGAGGTTTGGCCTTCGCAGTGTTCCGTTGTATGGGGAGGCCGCCTTGGCAGACCAAGAGGCAGCTCTTCGTTACGTCGAGGACGAGTTCCCGAAATTAATTAAAGAGGGCGGCTATATCCCGGAGCAGGTGTTTAATATGGATGAAACTGGCCTCTTTTGGAAGAGAATGCAATCCCGGATGTTCCTTTacaaggacgaagtgaagaagccagggttcaaggcccacaaagataGAGTCACTCTGCTCATGTGCGGGAATGCTGCGGGCTTCATGCTCAAGCCCGGCTTAATTTACAAGTCACTGAATCCTTgtgctttgaaaaacaaaaacaaagccttGCTGCCCGTCTACTGGatgagtaataagaaggcatggataaCTAAAGCCCTCACACTCGACTGGTTCGTGAACTGCTTTATCCCGCAGGTGAAGTTATACCTCGCGGAAAATGGGCTGCCCTTTAAGGTCCTCCTCTTGATGGACTGTGCAGGAGGACATGCAATGGACCTGCATTACAAAGGGGTTCAAGTGGAGTTCCTGCCACCCAACACCACTTCCCTCATCCAACCAATGGATCAGGGGGTCATTCGGGCCTTCAAGGCCCTCTACACGAGGTCCACGATGGAGGGCCTCATCTCCTCCATCGACGAAGGCGACGATGACTTCAGCCTCAAGAAATATTGGCGGGAGTACAACATTGCGACGTGCCTGGCCAACATTCAGAATGCTCTTAAGGAGATGAAACAGCAAACACTGAATGCAAGttggagaaaattgtggccagACGTCGTTCATGACTATGAGGGATTTACGCCAGACGAAGTTCATCACTTCGCCGTAGATAAGGCTGTGAGGCTAGCACAGTTGATAGCCAACGAAGGTTTCTCTGACATGACGGCAGAAGATGTCAACTCACTGATCGAGTGCCACTCAGAGCCCCTAACCGACGAGGTCCTCGTCGAAATGACAAGATCGGtgagtgaggaagaagaagaggcagccGACGACGGCGACGACGACCAACCTGAGCAACGTGGCCTTACATTGGAAAATCTGCAAGAGCTCTGCAACATGGCACGGGCTATGCAACAAAGGGCGCAAGAAATTGATGACATCATGGTCAGAGCCATCGAATTCAGTAACCATATTGACGGTGATATGGCGTTGTACAAGGGCATCTTTGCTCAGATGAAAAAACAACGTCAACAACTTCCCATCACGATGTTCCTAGTGCGCCGAAAACCTCCTGCAGAAGTGTCGGATACTACTCCTCCTGCTGCCTCTCCGGCTTCCTACCGAGACACTACGTTGCCTCCTGCTGTTTCTCCAGCTCTATTGGAAGCTGCCGTCGGTGATCCCCCGCCTCTAACAATTGACGATGAGGCGTCACCTGAGGAGCAGTAA